In Paenibacillus larvae subsp. larvae, the following proteins share a genomic window:
- the spoIIIAD gene encoding stage III sporulation protein AD: MEMIQIVGLGLVAAVLSLILKEQKPIFAFLLATFTGILIFLFLIDKISAVIQVLEDLAEKSNINMVFLKTILKIIGIAYIAEFGAQIVRDAGQESIASKIELSGKVLIMVMAIPIIIVIIETVVNLLPA; this comes from the coding sequence GTGGAAATGATTCAAATTGTCGGCCTTGGCCTTGTGGCAGCGGTGCTTTCCCTTATTTTGAAAGAACAAAAGCCGATCTTCGCTTTTTTGTTGGCCACGTTCACTGGAATCCTGATATTCCTTTTTTTAATAGATAAAATCTCGGCGGTTATTCAAGTCTTGGAAGATTTGGCGGAAAAATCAAACATCAATATGGTTTTTTTAAAGACGATCTTGAAAATTATCGGAATTGCCTATATCGCTGAGTTTGGAGCACAGATCGTGCGGGATGCCGGACAAGAATCCATTGCATCCAAGATTGAATTATCCGGCAAAGTACTAATTATGGTTATGGCGATCCCTATTATAATTGTCATTATTGAAACCGTGGTGAATCTGCTTCCGGCATGA